The sequence below is a genomic window from Flagellimonas marinaquae.
ATACAATCCAGCAATAGGCGCTCATAGGCTTCCATTACATAGGTTTCGACCAAGCTGGAATAGTAAAAATCGAGATTGGCCCTTTCCACCTTGAAGCCTTGACCCGGTACCTTGACCCCGAACTTGATCAGTATTCCCTCATCTGGTTGTATCCTAACAATGAGTTTATTGTCCATTTCCTGCATTTCGGAACCTTTAAATATTTGGTGGTGCGGTTTTTTGAAATGAATAACGATTTCGGTCACCTTTGTGGGCATACGTTTGGCCGTACGCACATAAAATGGAACACCGTGCCAACGCCAGTTATCCACGTAGAATTTTACTGCGGCATAGGTTTCTGTGGTCGAATTTGGGTCCACCCCATCCTCATCACGGTACCCTTTAACGGTTTCGCCTTTAATGGTAGACCCGACATACTGGGCGCGAATGGTGTTTTCTGCCAATTCTTTTTCGTCGGTCATTATACGCAAAGACTTTAAGGCCTTTACCTTTTCGTTTCTAATCTCTTCGGCCTCAGAACCAATTGGAGGTTCCATAACCACCAAGGATACAATTTGTAGAAGATGGTTCTGGAACATATCGCGGAGCGCACCGGACTTGTCATAATATCCACCGCGTTTTTCAACGCCAACGCTTTCCGCATTGGTTATTTCGACATGTTGTATGTAGTTACGGTTCCATAAAGGTTCAAAAATACTATTGGAAAACCGTGTCACAAGTAAGTTTTGTACCGTCTCCTTGCCCAGATAATGATCTATTCTATAGATCTGATTTTCCTTAAAGTACTGGTGCAAGCCTTTGTTCAGTTTTTTTGCGGTTTCCAGACTGTAGCCAAATGGTTTTTCCACGATCAATCGTTTCCAACCATTGTTTTGGGTATTCATCCTTACTTCCGAAAGTCTATGTGCAATAGTCTCGTACAAAGTTGGCGGGGTCGAGAGGTAATATATGATGTTTCCCGAGGTATTGTGTTTTTCTTTAAGTGATTCGACACGTTTTCGCAGGTTGGAGTAGTCCGTATCATAATCATCCCCTATATCCTCATAGTAGAGTTTATCGGCAAAGCCCTTGAGTTTAGCCTCATCGATATTCTTGGTCTTTTCGGTCAAAAAAGAACTGTTGTAAACAACCCGTTCACGATAGGCTTCGTCCGAAAGATTGCTCCGGCTTACACCAAGTACCACATAGTTTTTTGGCAACTGGTCGGCCATGTATAGATTAAATAGCGATGGAATAAGTTTTCTAGCGGTCAAATCACCTGATGCCCCAAAAATCACGAGCATCTGATTCTCTGTCTTTTTCATATATTTTTTTGTTTTCTGGCGAGTATTGCATCAAAGGTTATTACCCTTTTTCAAGTTGGTATCATTATCTTTGAGCATCACGAAGATAAGGTTTATTTTAGGTTCATAATTCAATAAACATCAACCTTAGTGTTGTCTTAACAATAAAAAAGAGCAGAAAAATACATCATGGCAAATACATACGATTTTGGTCTTGTTGGCCTGGGAGTAATGGGACGTAATTTTATTCTTAATGTGGCGGATAACGGATTTACCGCATTCGGAAACGATTTAGATGAAGAAAAGGTGAACGCCCTGATAGATGAAGGTGGAGATGCGGCCAAGGTCAATGCTACCTCCGATATTAAAACCTTTGTACAATCCCTGACCATGCCTCGCAAAATTATGTTGTTGGTACCGGCAGGTAAAATTGTGGACAGTGTAATCGATGGGCTTTTGCCCCACTTGGACAAAGGTGATATTATCATTGATGGTGGAAACTCGTTCTACACCGATACGGATCGCCGTGAAGCTTATTTAAAAGAAAAAGGCATCAACTTTTTTGGAGCTGGTGTTTCGGGAGGTGCCAAAGGCGCTCGTAAAGGTCCAAGTATTATGCCAGGCGGTTCCAAGGAAGCTTACCAGCACGTAAAACCCATTTTCGAAGCTGTTTCCGCCAAATACCAAGGTGAACCCTGCGTAACTTATTTAGGTCCAAAATCTGCCGGCAACTATGTAAAAATGGTGCACAATGGCATTGAATATGGATTGATGCAGCTTACCTCGGAAATATACGATCTGCTTAAAAAGGCAGGGGGACTTTCCAACAGCGAACTGCACAACACATTTTCTCAGTGGAACAACGGAAGGTTACAATCGTTTTTGGTCGAGATCACTTCCGAAATATTTGCCCAAAAAGATGACTTGACCAACAATGATCTGGTAGACATGATTTTGGATAAGGCCAAACAAAAAGGAACGGGCAAATGGACCTCTCAAAACGCAATGGATTTGGGAATTCCCGTACCCACCATAGATATTGCCGTGAGTATGCGAGAGATTTCCGCATTAAAACCCGAACGTATCAAAGCGGACAATTTGTATGACCGTCCCACCCCAAAAGCGGTGGACAAGGATAATTTTGCGATAAAAGCGGAACAAGCTTTATATTTTGCCTTTATTATTACTTATGCTCAGGGGATGCACCAGTTATCCGATGCCTCCAAGGAATATGGTTACGAATTGGAACTGGGGGAGATCGCCAAAATATGGCGAGCCGGTTGTATTATCCGGGCCGCTTTGTTGGCGGATATTACCGAAGCCTACCAAGCCGATAAAGCGTTACAGAACCTCTTGCTCTCTCCTTCTTTTGTGGAAAAAGTGAAAAGCACTGTAGATGCCGCAAGAGAACTGGTAAGTTATGGTGCCGAGAATGGTATCCCGTTACCTGGATTATCCAACGCACTCACCTATTTCGATGCCTATACCAGTAGCCGTTTGCCATTAAATTTGATTCAGGCACAGCGCGATTATTTTGGCTCGCATACCTATGAGCGTCTGGACCGTGAGGGTATTTTCCATACAGAATGGGAAAAATAAAATGTGGGTTATGAAAAAGGTATTCCTGTTAGTTGTATGCTCATTTTGCTTTTCCACCATAAATGCTCAAAAGAAACCATACGTTATTTATAACGCCAAAGGCAAAAAGGTCTCTTACAAAAAAATGTTGAAGACCATGGAGAAAAAGGATATGGTATTGTTCGGTGAACTCCACAACAATCCCATCGCGCATTGGTTACAATACGAGCTCACTACCGACCTCCATACCAAACGGCCACTTATTCTTGGAGCAGAAATG
It includes:
- the zwf gene encoding glucose-6-phosphate dehydrogenase, which codes for MKKTENQMLVIFGASGDLTARKLIPSLFNLYMADQLPKNYVVLGVSRSNLSDEAYRERVVYNSSFLTEKTKNIDEAKLKGFADKLYYEDIGDDYDTDYSNLRKRVESLKEKHNTSGNIIYYLSTPPTLYETIAHRLSEVRMNTQNNGWKRLIVEKPFGYSLETAKKLNKGLHQYFKENQIYRIDHYLGKETVQNLLVTRFSNSIFEPLWNRNYIQHVEITNAESVGVEKRGGYYDKSGALRDMFQNHLLQIVSLVVMEPPIGSEAEEIRNEKVKALKSLRIMTDEKELAENTIRAQYVGSTIKGETVKGYRDEDGVDPNSTTETYAAVKFYVDNWRWHGVPFYVRTAKRMPTKVTEIVIHFKKPHHQIFKGSEMQEMDNKLIVRIQPDEGILIKFGVKVPGQGFKVERANLDFYYSSLVETYVMEAYERLLLDCMQGDATLYARADEVEAAWEFVDPILNYWKNGKDVRMYGYGAGAWGPENADDLIEEEGYWRNPSENLADDPGYCVIC
- the gndA gene encoding NADP-dependent phosphogluconate dehydrogenase, with product MANTYDFGLVGLGVMGRNFILNVADNGFTAFGNDLDEEKVNALIDEGGDAAKVNATSDIKTFVQSLTMPRKIMLLVPAGKIVDSVIDGLLPHLDKGDIIIDGGNSFYTDTDRREAYLKEKGINFFGAGVSGGAKGARKGPSIMPGGSKEAYQHVKPIFEAVSAKYQGEPCVTYLGPKSAGNYVKMVHNGIEYGLMQLTSEIYDLLKKAGGLSNSELHNTFSQWNNGRLQSFLVEITSEIFAQKDDLTNNDLVDMILDKAKQKGTGKWTSQNAMDLGIPVPTIDIAVSMREISALKPERIKADNLYDRPTPKAVDKDNFAIKAEQALYFAFIITYAQGMHQLSDASKEYGYELELGEIAKIWRAGCIIRAALLADITEAYQADKALQNLLLSPSFVEKVKSTVDAARELVSYGAENGIPLPGLSNALTYFDAYTSSRLPLNLIQAQRDYFGSHTYERLDREGIFHTEWEK